From Desulfovibrio porci:
CGTAAGGACAGCCGGCCATGCAGAAGCGGCAGCCGATGCAGCGGTGGTAGTCCATGGCCACGATGCCGTCTTCCATCCTGTAGGTGGCCTGGGTGGGGCAGACGCGCACGCAGGGCGGATTGGTGCAATGGTTGCACAGCAGCGGATAGTCGGCCTGGCGCGTCTTGTCGTTGATATGGGCGTTCATGTCGTCCGGGAAGACGCGGTCATACTTGTCCAGCCAGAACCACTTGATGTTCTGGTTGCCGGGAATGTGCGGCACGTTGTGGACCTTGTGGCAGGCTTCGATGAGCGCCTCGTAGTCCTCGGGGCCGCGGAACTGGCGGGTGTCGATGACCATGGCCCAGCGCTTGGCGGTCAGGGCGTTTTCGCCCCGCTCATACCGGCCGGGCGCGATCTGGGCCCGCGCCGCTCCGGCCGTGCCGGCCAGACCCGCCATCCCGCTGCTCAGGGCAAAGGCAGAAAGCCCCGCCACTTTCAGAAAGCTTCTTCTGCTCGTGTTCATTACTTGCCCTCCGTGGGAATAATGTGGCAAGTCCAGCAATAGGGATAGACGCTGTTGGCCACGTGGCACTTTTCGCAGAATTCCTTGTAGTTGTTGTGACACTTCAGGCAGGTGTTCTGCAGGCTGATGACCCACTTTTTCCCGTCTTTGGCGGACACATAAACGCGGTTTTCCTTGCGCAGGGCCTCGTCGCGCCACTCGTTGAGCAGGCGCATATGCTGGGCGCGCATGAATTCCACGTCTTCAATGCAGTTCTTTTCATCCTTGGGCAGCACCACGTCGGTTTTTGTGTAGTCCTGTCCCAGATAGCTCACCCAGAAAGGGGAGCTGAACAGCACCACAAAAATGACGATGCCCGTGATCACAGCTTTGGCGTTATACATCTATCGGCCCTCCCCCTGCGCCTCAGGCGCATCAGCCGGGCTTTCCTCCGGCTCGTCCTCCGCCACATTGGGCAGGTCTTCCTGACGCATATCCATGGTGCGCTTGCATTCGCCCTTCATGACCAGAGCGTTGCCCACCAACTCGTGCAGGCCGCTCACGCTCACGCCCGGCGCCCAGTAGTCGGCCAGCGGGGGCAGGGTGGCGCGGTCGATGGCGCAGACGCAGGCCATGTGGTTGACGCCGTCTTTCTGCTGTACATAGCGCAGGGCGTTGCCGCGCGGCATGCCGGAGCGCATGCGCAGTTCCATGATTTCCTCGGTGTTCAGGCCCGAACCCGCGCCGCAGCAGAAGGTCTGCTCGCGGATGGTGTTTTCGGGCATTTCCACGAAGTTGTTGCAGACGTGCTTGAGCACGTAGCGCGGCTCGTCCAGCAGACCCATGGCGCGCGCCGGGTTGCAGGAGTCGTGGAAGGTGGTGACGAGATGGTCGTTACGGCTCGGGTCGAGCTTAAGCTTGTTGTGGTGGATCAGGTCGGCCGTGAATTCCGCGATGTGCACCATCTTGGTGGAGGCGGCGTTGGAGAACACCGTGCCGGTGATGGGCGAGACCGGAATTTCCATATTGGCCGGGGCCGGTCCGTTGTAGGTATCCATGTACTGGTTGATCACGCGCCACATGTGCCCGCACTCGCCGCCCAGAATCCATTTGACGCCCAGGCGCTCGGCTTCGGCGTACATCTTGGCGTTGAGCTTCTTGGCCATGTTGAAGGAGGTGAAGGAACCGAAGTTGCCGCCCTCCGAGGCGTAGGTGGAGAAGGTATAGTCCAGGTCCAGCTCATGGAAGAGCATCAGGTAGCCCATGAAGGTGTAGATGCCGGGATCCGCGAACACGTCGCCCGAGGGCGTGATGAAGAGGATCTCGTGGCCCTTTTCGTTGAAGGGCGTCTTGGGACGGATGCCGGTGATGGTTTCGCAGTCGTCGGCCAGCATTTCCACGATTTCCACAAAGGAATGAGGCTGGATGCCCAGATGGTTGCCGGTGAAACTGCAGTTTTTGACCGGGTCCATGATCCAGTGGATGCCCAGGCCCACCTCATGCAGCAGTTCGCGCACGATGGCCGTGATTTCGGCCGTGTCGATGCCGTAGGGGCAGAACAGCGAACAGCGGCGGCATTCCGTGCACTGGTAGGCGTAGTAGAAAAGCTCCTTGACCACGCTCATGTCCCAGCCGCGCGCGCCCGCCTTCTTGCCCAGAATCTTGCCGAGCATGGTGTAGTCGCGCCGGTAGAGGGAGCGCAACAGCTCGGCGCGCAGCACGGGCATGTTCTTGGGATCGTTGGTGCCCAGGAAGAAATGGCACTTGTCCGCGCAGGCGCCGCAGCGCACGCAGATGTCCATGAAGAGTTTCAGCGAACGATGCTTCTCCAGGCGGTCGGCAAAGGCGTCGCAGAGAATCTTTTCCCAGTTCTCCGGCAGGTTCCAGTCCTCTGCGGCCGGATCCCAATCGTGGGGATTGGGCATGTGCAGGAGTTCCATGGTCTCTTTTTTGGCCGGGTAGCAGAAGCTGCCCGGCGTGAATTCAGGCTTGGTGTCGAGCCAGCTTTTGTCCGGAAAGGCCGGGCGGCTGGCGACGAGCATTTGCGGCGTAGGTAATTTTGCCATGATGACGACTCCTTACTCGGCGGCCTTTTCGGGTTGCTTCTCCAGCGGCAGGCCGGCTTCGGCCATGGCGTCGCGGTAGGTATCCTCGTACTCGGGGTAGGTGAAGTACTGCTTGGGCGGATTCCAGGGATTGATATGGCGCACCCGGCGGGAATTGTTGGCCTGGTTGCGCGTGGGGCTGAAGAACACGCCCGGCATATGCGCGAGTTTGGAGAAGGGGAAGTAGATCAGCAGCACGCTGACCAGGGTCAGGTGCACGAAGAACAGGGCGTTGATGCCCGCGCCGGACACGGGAGCGAAGTGGGTCAGGCCCATGACGAAGATCTTGACCTGGGCGATTTCGGTTTTATCAAAATAGCGCAGGCAGATGCCGGTGCCCACGATGCCGATGAGCAGCCAGAGCGGGAAGTAGTCGTTGAGCAGGGAGAGATAGCGCAGGCGCTGGTTGAAAATGCGCCGGGCCAGCAGAAAGAGCAGGGCCGCCAGGGCCAGCCCGCCGGTCCAGAAGAAGCGCGGCGAACCTATCTGCATGATCCCGTCGATGGATTCCAGAAAGGTGATACAGGACGGCACCGGCTCAATGAAGAAGCGGAAGTGCCGGATGAAGATCAGCAGGAAGCAGTAGTGGAAGAGCAGGGCGAAACACCACAGCCATTTGGAGGAATAATAGACGCTGCGAGGCCCGTTGCTGACGGGGTCGTTTTCGCGCACGTCGGCCAGGCTGTTGCGGAAAAGCGAACGGAAGAAAAAGACTTCCAGAAACATGCGCTGGACAACGCCCCAAGTGGTGCTGGGACAGTCGATCTTGTTCTGCTTGATGAAATCAAGCGATTGCTCCTGGCCGCCGGTGGTGGGGATGCAGAAGGGCACGGGCGATTTCGCCCAGTAGACCATGCGCCAGACCATGCCGACGATGAAGACGACTGCCGCCACATAAGGCAGCGCTACGCCGAACAGAGAGGCGAGCCCCGCGCTCGCTCCCGCCCAGGCGATGGCCCCTATGAGCAGCACCAGCAGTAATGATGAGAACATTCCCTACCTCGCTTGACTACAAGTTATCCCGACCATCCGAGCGGATTCCGGGAAGATCTTTGCGCTCCACACGTCTGTGGGCCTTGCCGTCCGCGTGTTTTCGCCGGGGACCGGCCGGATGGCCGCCCCGACGCCCTTGTGTCGCGCCCCGCGCCACAGCGAAAACCGGCTGCGGACGCAGGGTCCGCCGCCGCGCTCCGGCTCCAGGCCGCCTCCCGCCGTTGCGCGTCAGCGCGCGTCGGACGGGCCTTCCTCCAACCTCTGCGCCCAGCGCGCCAATTGAGCGTGCTGGTTGCGGATTTCCTTGATGCGCGACTCCGCCAGCGTTTCGCGGGCCGCGGTGTAGATGTCAAAAGCCAACAACGCCAGGCTGTCCAGCCGGGATTCGGCCGTGAGATAGGCGTCAAGTTCGCCCTGGGCGGCCAGCGTCGGCAGGATGTGCTCCCGCAGCAGAGGCTTCATCAGATAAAAAACGCCCAGACCCTGGCTGGGCGTGAAGGTCTGCACGGCGCGCAGCTTCACGAAACGTTCCAGCGCGGCCTTGACCGTGTCGATTTCCACCTCTTCCCCGGCCACGGCATCATACAGCGTGCCCGCCGCCTCTTTGGTCATATGGGCCACGGGATTGCCGAAAGGGTCCCGTTTGGTGCGCAGAAAACCTGTGGTTTCAAAGGGATAGGTAGAGTATACCGCCTCCGTCCAGAGGCGAACCACATCGTTTTTCCGGCTGCGAAATATTTCTTGTATGTTCATGGATTCCAGCTAAACGGCCAAGCGTATAGTTTTCTCATATAAGCGGGAAGGGTCAAGCGCGTCAAGCCCTTTCGGGCATTTTACGCGCTGTCCCCAGCTCCCGGCGTTGGAAAAAAGCGCGCGGTTTCAGGCCCGAAGGCCGGGACGAAGGCGCTCTGGTCGACTGCGGCAAAAGTTTATCCGTCAGAAGCAAGTGGGTATGCATGGATTGTGCTAAAATGCACAATCAGGACGTTCCCATCAGTAAATCGCCGTCGGCTACGGACAGGGGGCAGCGCCGCCGCACTGGCCCGCCACCTGGGGATCCAGGGGCAGAGCGGCGTCTTGTCCGTCCTGCGCTCCAGGCTGGCCGCCGGTTTGGTCGTCCCGCGCGGAAGACGGCGTCTCCTGGGACTGCGCGGGCGGGGGGGGCGCCGGGATATCCGTCCGGCTGTCCGTCCGGTTTGATGCGGAGCCCGCCGGCTGGCGGTTTTGCCGGGCCTGTTGCTTGACCAGCATACTGGGCAGCCCGTGGTATTCAAAGAAGGGCACGGTCTGCGCGCCGGCGGAAAAGACATGGGCCTTGTTGCGCAGCATTCTGAAACGCAGCCAGAGCAGGTCGGGGCTCAGAGCCGCGAGTCCGCGCGGCGGGGTCACGTTCTGGGACTGGCCCAGGGCTTCGGCCAGATTCATGCCCGTGTCCAGCAGGCGGCGCATCTGGGCCACCCTGTACACGTCGCTGTCGTTTTCGGCCAGGGGATAGAAAGCCACGTCCACATGCCCCGAAAGGATGTCAATGCCCTCGCGGCAGCTCGGGCAGGAGGGGGAGAAGAACATGCGCACCGTGGCCTCGTCGTCGCCCTCCGTGATGGGCCAGATCGCGGTCTGGGAGCGGGCCACAGCTCCCACATTGACCGTGAACAGCAGGACCCAGACCAGGAGCAGGGCCGAGCGGCGGGGCTGGATGCCGCGCCCGCGCGCCTGCCCCTGTTCCGCCTGTCGGAAGCCCAGGTAGGTCAGGGCGAAGAACACGGCCACCACCAGGCAGCTCACGCAGGGCGCGGTCAGGGCCATGAGCAGCAACAGGCAGATATCGCCCAGCAGGGCCAGCCCGGCCAGAAGGCATCCCGGTGCGGCGGCCCCCAGCAGGGCCAGCAGAGCCAGAACCGCGAAGGTTCCCGTGCCCAGCCACCAGAGCGAAACGCCGCCCACTGTGAAATCCTGATACAATGAGCAACCGGCTGTCACGCAGAAATTGACGTCATTGCCGAAGGCGCTCCAGATGCAGAAAGCCGCTGCCAGCAGCGCGATGCACAAAGGGCCGGTGAGTATCTCGCGGGATCGCTTCATGAAACACCTGTGGTATGGCTGTGAGGCGCGGACGCGCCGCTGTTTTCAATACGCCGTGGGGGAGACCGCTTCCTCGGAAGCGTTGGCCGCAAAAGTACAAAATTTATAGGCTGTTTTTTACTTTTCGTAAAGCGCGGGAGCTTTTGGAGCGCTTCGCCACGCGCCGGACGGTGAGGCGGCGGGCCGGGCTTGCCCTGAACCGGGCTACGGCTTATGAAAAAAAGCAGTCCGAATCGACAACGGCGTGGGCGGCGGGTGCCGACGAGAGCATTGCAACTTTAAAATGCTCTGACGCCGCACACGGTGCGGCGCGGCGCGAAGCGGCCTGGATTCAGCCGAAAACCGTGCTTTTCGGCAGAATGAACCTTTGAAAAGCTGCGATTTTTCAAAGGCAATCTGCTCTAAGATCAGCAACTCCGATACTCCGTGAATCGTCGGGATTTATTCCCGCCGTCGGCGTGCGGATTTCGTGCCGCTCCGCCCGGCGGATTTTTTGAAAACGAGCCGTTGGCCGCGCAAACACGGCGAAGCGGAGTTTGCAAGCAGTCCGAGTTCGCGTCGGCACGACGACGGAGCGGCTTTTTTCCCTGTGGAGGCCCGCATGCTTCTTTCCCCTCTGGAACTGTTTTGCGCCGCCGCGGCCGTGTTCTGCGCCGGTCTGGTCCGGGGGGCCACGGGCTTCGGCTTTTCCATGATCTGTATTGTGCTGCTGACGTTGCTGCTGCCCCCGGCGCGCATCGCGCCGGTCATCGTGCTCTGGGAAATCGCGGCCAGCGCCGGGCATCTGCCCTTTGTTTATAAAGAGGCGGACTGGAAAGCCCTGCGCCATCTGGGTCTGGGCGTGGTTCTGGGCACGCCTCCGGGCGCGTACTGCCTGGCCTCTCTGCCCGCCGCGCCCATGACCATAGGCATCAATGCCGTGGTGCTGGTCCTGACGGCCATGCTCTTTTTCGGCTTCAAGCTGCGGCAACGGCCGGGCCGCTGGGGAACCTGCGGCGTGGGCGCGCTTACCGGCCTGATCAACGGCGCGTCGGCCAACGGCGGACCGCCGGTGATCCTTTTTTTCCTGTCCGGACCGTCCAGCGCGGCGGTCAGCCGCGCCTCGCTCATTGCCTTTTTTCTGTTCACCGATGTGCTGGCCGCGCTGGTGTACTGGGGCTACGGCCTGATGACGGTGCAGGTGTTCCTGCTGGCCGCCGTGCTGCTGCCCTGCGTGGCTTTGGGCATCTGGCTGGGCGCGCGCTGGTTTCGGCATGTGGACGAGGCCCGCTTTCGGCGCGTGGTGCTGGCGTTGCTGCTGTTGATGGCTTTGGCGGGCCTGGCGCCCGCCGTCCTGAAGCTTGCGGGCTGACGGATGCGGAAAAACCTTGTTTTCCGCAATGACGCGGGCCACACTGAACCGGTGCGACGGGATTACGGGATTGCCCGTCAAAACGTGTCTGGAGAAAAATTATGTGGAAGAACGTCATCTTGTTGGGAACCTTCGCTTTTCTGCTCTGCGCCTGCGGCGGTGTGCGCAACGCCAAACTGCCTGACGGCAGCGAGGGCTATTCCATCAACTGCAATGGAGAGGACAGCGACTGGGCGGACTGCTACAATCAGGCGGCGGACAAGTGCGGCGGCCCCTATGAGATCGTCAGCACCAATACCGTCGGCGTGCGCGATACGCCCATGCGGAATATTATTGTGAAGTGCAAGAAATAGAGCAATGTTATTTTGAAATTGCTCTGACGGCTGCGAGAGCGGCCGCACGCCCGGCGGCGTGCCGAGAAGCGTGGTTTGACGTCAATGCAAATATAAAAGGGACGCCCTGCAGGGCGTCCCTTTTATATCATGCTGACGCGGTCCGTTACATGGTGGAGCCGGCGGCGGCGCGCTGCATCTTGATTTCCACCTTTTCGGTGAGACCGGAATAGTACTCGCGCAGAATGACGAGCACTTCCTCGCGGCCGAAGTGATCCGGCACTTCCGCGCCTTCGGAGAGCATCTTGCGCAGCTTGGTGCCCGACAGGATCACGCGGTCTTCCTTGCTGTGCGGGCAGGTGCGCATGGAGGCCATGCCGTCGCACTTCTTGCAGTAGAAGGTCCAGTCGATGTTCAGGGGCTCGCAGAGCAGACGTTTGCCTTCCTCGGCGGGTACGGGCATCTTGCGGAAGATTTCCTGGGCTTCAAACATGCCGTAGAAGTCGCCCACACCGGCGTGGTCGCGGCCCACCAGCAGATTGTTGATGCCGTAGTTCTGACGGAATGTGGCGTGCAGCAGAGCTTCACGCGGACCGGCGTAACGCATGTCCAGCGGATAGCCGGCCTGGATCACGAAGTCTTTGACAAAATATTTGTCCACCAAGGTGTCGATGCACTTCACGCGCACTTCGGCCGGGATGTCGCCGGGCTTCAGGGAGCCCACCAGGGAGTGGATGACCACGCCGTCGCAGACTTCCACGCCGATCTTGGCCAGGTATTCGTGCGAACGGTGCATGGGATTGCGCAGCTGCAGGGCGGCCACTTTCTGCCAGCCGCGTTCGTCCATCTTTTCGCGCAGCTGGGCGGGGGTCATGTACACGCCGGGGAACTTTTCGGGGAATTCGCCCTGCGAGAGAACTTTCACCGGACCGGCGATGTTGTATTCTTTCTGGGCCAGCACCATTTTGACGCCGGGATGGTCATTGGGGGCCACTTCCCAGAACTTTTCGGAGTCCGGGCCTTCGCCCTTGAAGACCAGTTCGCATTCCCACTTCTTGTCGGCTTCGGTCATCTCGTAGATTTCTTCCACCTTCATGGTGGCCATGACTTCGCCCTTACGGACGAGGGCCACTTCCTGGCCGACCTTCAAATCTTTGGCGTCTTCGGCGGAGATGTCGAGGGTCACCGGCACGGGCCAGAAGGTGCCGTCGGCGAGCAGCATCTTTTCGCATACGCTCTTCCAGTCAGCCTTGCCCATGAAGCCGGTCAGGGGCGAAAAACCGCCAATGCCCATCATGATCAGGTCGCCCTTGGCGCGGGAAGAAATCTCGATCTGCTTCAGGCCGGCGGCCTTTTTCTTTTCATCTTCCAAGGCCTTGCCTTCCAGCAGGCAACACACCAGGCCTTTGCCGCCATGCGGGGGTACCAGTTTGGACATCGCGAAATCCTCCGTGTTTTAGTTATGGAAGCCTCACCGCGCCGGGCAAAATCCAATCCGGCCGGAAAGGGGGCTGTTCCGGTAAACATCTTGTGAATAATCTAACAAAAAGTCAACTACCTTTCAGGATTTTTTGTGGCTTCTTTTGCCTTTCCGGCGCGGCCGTAAAGCAAAAAAGCCCGCGCGGCGGCCTTTCGGACGCCGTGCGGGCCGCGTATTCATGGTTGAGGATGCGCCCTGAAGCCTTTCATGCGCAAGGTACGCTAAAAAGGTACTTCGTCCATATTGGAAGCTTCCGAGGGGAAGGCCGGACCCAGATCTTCGTCCTGAGGCTGCTGGCGCGGGGCCGGGCGTTGCGGCGCCTGCCCTCCGCCCTGGCTCCGCTGACCGCCGCCCTGTCCGGCCGATCCGGCCGGTCCGCTTTGTCCGCGCGGGGCCTGCCGGGGCGCGCCGCCGGGAGCGCCCGCGTACTCATCCTCATAGCCGCCTTGGCCGCCGCGCGGGGCGTCGCCCTTGCGGTCCAGAAACTGCACGCGCTGGGCCTTGATTTCCGTCGTGTAACGGTCCTGGCCCTGCTGATCCTGCCATTTACGGGTTTGCAGGCTGCCCTCCACATAGACGAGGCTGCCCTTGGAGAGGTAGTTGGCGCAGTTTTCGGCCTGTCGCTGGAACACCGACACGCGGTGCCATTCGGTGCGTTCCACCTTGTTGCCGTCGCGGTCGGTATAGGATTCGTCGGTGGCCACGTTCAGGCTGGCCACCGGCGAGCCGCTCTGGGTGTAACGCAGTTCGGGGTCGCGGCCCAGTCGGCCGATGATCATGACTTTATTCAGCATTGCTGTGCTCCAGGATGAATACGGATACAGGACGACCGTCGTCGGTTCAGGCCACGAAGGCCTGCTCCAGCTGATCCAGCACGTCTTCCAGTTGATCGCTCAGGACGTTGGCTTCACGCGGCTGCCAGTCGGCCAGGGCCTTTTCCAGATTCTGCTTCAGGCGCGCGGCCTCGCGGATGCCCGGTCCCAGGGCCTCCTGGCGGGCTTTAGACCACTTCATGAATGTCAGGCCCTCGTCCAGAGCGCGCACCATTTCCAACACGCCGTGTTTTTCGTGCTTGATGGGCACGCTGAAGGCCAGTTCGGTCAATTTGGGCCAGAGTTCTTCCAACAGATCTTCATTCCAGGTCACGGCGCTGACCCGGATTTGCAGTGCTTTTCCCATAATAGTGTACCATATGTTAAGGGTGGGGCGGCATGTCGCCGGGCCGCGTCAGCCGGCCTCGGGCCGCCGCCGT
This genomic window contains:
- the dsrO gene encoding sulfate reduction electron transfer complex DsrMKJOP subunit DsrO, with protein sequence MNTSRRSFLKVAGLSAFALSSGMAGLAGTAGAARAQIAPGRYERGENALTAKRWAMVIDTRQFRGPEDYEALIEACHKVHNVPHIPGNQNIKWFWLDKYDRVFPDDMNAHINDKTRQADYPLLCNHCTNPPCVRVCPTQATYRMEDGIVAMDYHRCIGCRFCMAGCPYGARSFNFVDPRKYLSDPVPNPTFPTRMIGVVEKCTFCAERLAVGKMPACVEASGGKILFGDLEDPNSTVRQALAANYSIRRKPNLGTQPGVYYLI
- the dsrJ gene encoding sulfate reduction electron transfer complex DsrMKJOP subunit DsrJ, producing MYNAKAVITGIVIFVVLFSSPFWVSYLGQDYTKTDVVLPKDEKNCIEDVEFMRAQHMRLLNEWRDEALRKENRVYVSAKDGKKWVISLQNTCLKCHNNYKEFCEKCHVANSVYPYCWTCHIIPTEGK
- the dsrK gene encoding sulfate reduction electron transfer complex DsrMKJOP subunit DsrK, with translation MAKLPTPQMLVASRPAFPDKSWLDTKPEFTPGSFCYPAKKETMELLHMPNPHDWDPAAEDWNLPENWEKILCDAFADRLEKHRSLKLFMDICVRCGACADKCHFFLGTNDPKNMPVLRAELLRSLYRRDYTMLGKILGKKAGARGWDMSVVKELFYYAYQCTECRRCSLFCPYGIDTAEITAIVRELLHEVGLGIHWIMDPVKNCSFTGNHLGIQPHSFVEIVEMLADDCETITGIRPKTPFNEKGHEILFITPSGDVFADPGIYTFMGYLMLFHELDLDYTFSTYASEGGNFGSFTSFNMAKKLNAKMYAEAERLGVKWILGGECGHMWRVINQYMDTYNGPAPANMEIPVSPITGTVFSNAASTKMVHIAEFTADLIHHNKLKLDPSRNDHLVTTFHDSCNPARAMGLLDEPRYVLKHVCNNFVEMPENTIREQTFCCGAGSGLNTEEIMELRMRSGMPRGNALRYVQQKDGVNHMACVCAIDRATLPPLADYWAPGVSVSGLHELVGNALVMKGECKRTMDMRQEDLPNVAEDEPEESPADAPEAQGEGR
- the dsrM gene encoding sulfate reduction electron transfer complex DsrMKJOP subunit DsrM; this translates as MFSSLLLVLLIGAIAWAGASAGLASLFGVALPYVAAVVFIVGMVWRMVYWAKSPVPFCIPTTGGQEQSLDFIKQNKIDCPSTTWGVVQRMFLEVFFFRSLFRNSLADVRENDPVSNGPRSVYYSSKWLWCFALLFHYCFLLIFIRHFRFFIEPVPSCITFLESIDGIMQIGSPRFFWTGGLALAALLFLLARRIFNQRLRYLSLLNDYFPLWLLIGIVGTGICLRYFDKTEIAQVKIFVMGLTHFAPVSGAGINALFFVHLTLVSVLLIYFPFSKLAHMPGVFFSPTRNQANNSRRVRHINPWNPPKQYFTYPEYEDTYRDAMAEAGLPLEKQPEKAAE
- a CDS encoding RsbRD N-terminal domain-containing protein, with translation MNIQEIFRSRKNDVVRLWTEAVYSTYPFETTGFLRTKRDPFGNPVAHMTKEAAGTLYDAVAGEEVEIDTVKAALERFVKLRAVQTFTPSQGLGVFYLMKPLLREHILPTLAAQGELDAYLTAESRLDSLALLAFDIYTAARETLAESRIKEIRNQHAQLARWAQRLEEGPSDAR
- a CDS encoding sulfite exporter TauE/SafE family protein, with translation MLLSPLELFCAAAAVFCAGLVRGATGFGFSMICIVLLTLLLPPARIAPVIVLWEIAASAGHLPFVYKEADWKALRHLGLGVVLGTPPGAYCLASLPAAPMTIGINAVVLVLTAMLFFGFKLRQRPGRWGTCGVGALTGLINGASANGGPPVILFFLSGPSSAAVSRASLIAFFLFTDVLAALVYWGYGLMTVQVFLLAAVLLPCVALGIWLGARWFRHVDEARFRRVVLALLLLMALAGLAPAVLKLAG
- the sat gene encoding sulfate adenylyltransferase gives rise to the protein MSKLVPPHGGKGLVCCLLEGKALEDEKKKAAGLKQIEISSRAKGDLIMMGIGGFSPLTGFMGKADWKSVCEKMLLADGTFWPVPVTLDISAEDAKDLKVGQEVALVRKGEVMATMKVEEIYEMTEADKKWECELVFKGEGPDSEKFWEVAPNDHPGVKMVLAQKEYNIAGPVKVLSQGEFPEKFPGVYMTPAQLREKMDERGWQKVAALQLRNPMHRSHEYLAKIGVEVCDGVVIHSLVGSLKPGDIPAEVRVKCIDTLVDKYFVKDFVIQAGYPLDMRYAGPREALLHATFRQNYGINNLLVGRDHAGVGDFYGMFEAQEIFRKMPVPAEEGKRLLCEPLNIDWTFYCKKCDGMASMRTCPHSKEDRVILSGTKLRKMLSEGAEVPDHFGREEVLVILREYYSGLTEKVEIKMQRAAAGSTM
- a CDS encoding single-stranded DNA-binding protein gives rise to the protein MLNKVMIIGRLGRDPELRYTQSGSPVASLNVATDESYTDRDGNKVERTEWHRVSVFQRQAENCANYLSKGSLVYVEGSLQTRKWQDQQGQDRYTTEIKAQRVQFLDRKGDAPRGGQGGYEDEYAGAPGGAPRQAPRGQSGPAGSAGQGGGQRSQGGGQAPQRPAPRQQPQDEDLGPAFPSEASNMDEVPF